Proteins found in one Anopheles aquasalis chromosome 3, idAnoAquaMG_Q_19, whole genome shotgun sequence genomic segment:
- the LOC126578375 gene encoding UPF0598 protein CG30010, translated as MLLRRLWNQAGSLCGHRAVSYVQGQAPAPKLREYFYYIDHEGMLFLDDARIKNFTSCFKEKQFLEFFFKRLKINDTDRYRDEFPFLSVCGRERNYVRCDDLPIVFTHIVRDGDGTERLAYAHASDKLSVEWQPDRICMFPASGRVYHPAPERYGSIGLVRSKLAIELSNGFTFRNGEDHPPTHFLWNGTDYELDQSWWHDTYIGRREQAEVND; from the exons ATGTTGCTGCGGAGATTGTGGAACCAGGCCGGATCGTTGTGCGGCCACCGGGCCGTTAGCTACGTGCAGGGCCAGGCACCGGCCCCGAAACTACGCGAGTACTTCTACTACATCGATCACGAGGGTATG CTCTTTCTAGATGATGCACGGATAAAGAATTTCACCTCCTGCTTCAAGGAGAAGCAATTTCTGGAGTTTTTCTTCAAGCGCCTCAAGATAAACGATACCGACCGGTACCGGGACGAGTTTCCTTTCCTGTCCGTGTGTGGCCGTGAGCGGAACTACGTCCGCTGCGATGATCTACCGATCGTGTTCACACACATCGTGCGTGATGGGG ACGGCACCGAACGGCTAGCGTACGCACATGCCAGCGATAAGCTGAGTGTCGAGTGGCAACCGGATCGTATCTGCATGTTTCCGGCCAGTGGTCGGGTGTACCACCCAGCCCCGGAGCGCTACGGTTCGATCGGATTGGTTCGTTCGAAGCTTGCGATCGAGCTGAGCAACGGGTTCACGTTCCGCAACGGCGAAGATCATCCACCAACACACTTCctgtggaacggaacggactaCGAGCTGGATCAAAGCTGGTGGCATGATACGTATATCGGGCGCCGCGAGCAAGCAGAAGTGAATGATTAA
- the LOC126574798 gene encoding ribose-5-phosphate isomerase — protein MLGKPLRRLLAALFVHSSTGRPAPGLSVAKDYRRFLTTSTSCNDGRRMALEAAKRSAAYKAVDEYVKDDFVVGIGSGSTVVYAVLRIAERVKAEGLQLVCIPTSFQARQLIIENGLVLGDLESNPQLDCAIDGADEVDAQMVLIKGGGGCLLQEKIVASCADRFVVIADYTKDSTRLGQQYHKGIPIEVVPMAYVPIRDRIGASFGGSLKLRMAIAKAGPVVTDNGNFILDWHFEDDKDHDWDAVNREIMMIPGVVETGLFVGMANKAYFGQADGSVTERGS, from the exons ATGTTAGGGAAGCCTCTGCGACGATTGCTGGCCGCTTTGTTCGTTCACAGTAGCACCGGCAGACCGGCACCTGGACTCTCCGTTGCTAAGGACTACCGCCGATTCCTCACTACCTCAACGTCCTGCAACGACGGCAGACGGATGGCGCTGGAGGCTGCGAAACGGAGTGCCGCTTACAAGGCCGTCGATGAGTACGTTAAGGATGATTTCGTCGTTGGTATCGGATCGGGGTCGACCGTAGTTTACGCGGTGTTACGCATCGCCGAGCGAGTGAAGGCCGAGGGACTGCAGTTGGTATGCATTCCGACGAGCTTCCAGGCCCGGCAGCTTATCATCGAGAATGGGCTGGTACTGGGCGACCTGGAAAGCAACCCGCAGCTCGATTGTGCCATCGACGGTGCCGATGAGGTGGACGCACAGATGGTCCTGATCAAGGGTGGCGGAGGTTGTCTGCTGCAG GAAAAGATCGTAGCTTCCTGTGCGGATCGGTTCGTGGTCATTGCGGACTATACAAAGGATTCCACCCGTTTGGGCCAGCAGTACCACAAGGGCATCCCGATCGAGGTGGTCCCGATGGCCTACGTACCGATACGGGACCGCATAGGCGCCAGTTTCGGTGGTAGTCTCAAACTGCGGATGGCCATCGCTAAGGCGGGTCCGGTCGTGACGGATAATGGCAACTTTATTCTGGATTGGCACTTTGAGGACGACAAGGATCACGATTGGGATGCGGTCAACCGTGAGATAATGATGATTCCGGGCGTCGTCGAGACGGGCCTGTTTGTTGGAATGGCCAACAAGGCCTACTTTGGGCAGGCTGATGGTTCGGTGACGGAGCGCGGCTCGTAA
- the LOC126574797 gene encoding inactive peptidyl-prolyl cis-trans isomerase shutdown-like, with the protein MEHGKPLKTPIDLRELLNGGVGFSLDADFKSEHVGNEFFHEDDFGSGDEDEDSHKQMLSPWTQSFDELRQQMEPVSEHIFKRITKRGVGEPIQGNVRITLDYNAFFEKEPTTFDSTTLRNAPYSFTVGQDSILEGLEKAVLTMCVSEEAQFVIGYQLLFGEVGCMPRIPPKADALFVVRVHKCVDVGDASALETLDENERRTYALVKKRVVEIRAYAKNCFQRNMLQNAIHKYLEAVDTLQLCDLKDAAEMNEQQETLISLYTSLAVCYNRKDQPKDACRMINELRRLCDINRYAKILYQEGKALHRLGEFGRARQALVRAQQLEPRDETIQRELKAVLESAEKYTTEERKIYRRAFGMKDTQKKMVTAEQQAFAEMVKESMKQFLEDDQSTTLPLPDGLTDAEVSVLREVADEMKVKLSVQVEANKKHYKFQK; encoded by the exons ATGGAGCACGGAAAACCGCTGAAAACCCCAATTGATCTACG GGAGCTGCTCAACGGCGGAGTTGGCTTCTCGCTGGATGCCGATTTCAAGAGCGAGCATGTGGGAAATGAGTTTTTCCACGAGGACGACTTCGGCAGCGgggacgaggatgaggattcCCACAAACAGATGCTGTCCCCGTGGACCCAGAGCTTCGATGAGCTCCGGCAACAGATGGAACCCGTGTCGGAACACATCTTTAAGCGCATCACGAAGCGGGGCGTAGGTGAACCGATCCAGGGCAATGTGCGCATCACCCTGGACTACAACGCCTTCTTCGAGAAGGAACCTACCACCTTCGACTCAACGACACTCCGCAACGCACCGTATTCTTTCACCGTGGGCCAGGATTCGATTTTGGAGGGGCTGGAAAAGGCGGTGCTCACGATGTGCGTCAGCGAGGAGGCACAGTTCGTCATAGGTTACCAGCTACTGTTTGGAGAGGTAGGCTGCATGCCACGCATTCCACCGAAGGCAGATGCTTTGTTTGTGGTGCGGGTGCACAAATGCGTCGACGTTGGCGATGCGAGTGCCCTGGAAACGCTGGATGAAAACGAACGCCGCACGTACGCGCTGGTGAAGAAACGAGTGGTTGAGATACGGGCGTATGCCAAGAACTGCTTCCAGCGCAACATGCTGCAGAACGCCATCCACAAGTACCTGGAAGCGGTCGATACGCTACAGTTGTGCGATTTGAAGGATGCAGCGGAAAtgaacgagcagcaggaaaccCTGATTTCCCTGTACACCAGCTTGGCCGTTTGCTACAACCGGAAGGATCAACCAAAGGATGCTTGCCGGATGATCAACGAGCTTCGGCGACTGTGCGATATAAATCGCTATGCGAAGATCCTCTACCAGGAAGGAAAGGCACTGCATCGGTTGGGTGAATTCGGCCGTGCACGTCAGGCGTTGGTACGGGCCCAACAGCTCGAACCACGGGATGAAACCATCCAGCGGGAACTGAAAGCTGTGCTCGAGAGCGCCGAGAAGTACACAACGGAAGAGCGAAAAATCTATCGTCGAGCGTTCGGCATGAAGGACACACAGAAGAAGATGGTCACCGCGGAGCAGCAAGCTTTCGCGGAGATGGTGAAAGAATCTATGAAACAGTTTCTCGAAGATGATCAAAGCACGACACTTCCACTGCCCGATGGACTGACCGATGCGGAGGTCAGCGTGCTCCGGGAGGTGGCCGACGAGATGAAGGTGAAGCTGTCGGTGCAAGTCGAGGCGAACAAAAAACATTACAAGTTCCAAAAGTAA
- the LOC126578373 gene encoding uncharacterized protein LOC126578373, protein MEAFVNLNWSKNNPLPERVLYEQYLVDLCDFPDDIFNLHIDEIDPEHEVKSRTIEDASRPVPELPTDPRTGETVGQLTIYTTKPRRMFNRFPSGSVLNRTEHQLCLATLNKLNMRLPMTDAKDEQNLRTYHELMQKLAPERVMFEQFVRNHFMTNLLWRVKTISAPLNTLLVDMWRWKANRWLQQLGTKSYPNTSYQLMTAVAAVSYQEHEKGVNFVPFDSEQSVIETGDVRRLFPENVLNCSTLLRSHRVLDTFREEWCALRDANRQSNSSAAVEALLEHQPEISIVLSASSVALLLNEKRNSEEEWTIPFRLTMVAGRKVLIVDSKLPPVKLSTPARNAKGHRLLVKSFTTFVQTGQPGTSVVSEGEQKDTPTNASTNQPSEQQYKAVRFDEYMQKVDESTRRALDKRQHENRFYQLWKLTDEQSDEEQGVLIDFRQDFYQTLRKTRLFMNLSVKLEHQPEFGAEQMTKAELLHEWARQLLRPNSKTLRIRLDPVTHRKISSHYLELRDIEEELLRLYAVRPRHLITSMWGTLRRMQVFPVGSYLLHRDERTVQGWSVYSEVGREREQQLNPNAVVYDLRTRLHAIEYDLPPLEQYDWIPIDKCFITQLHRESAVMPCSFPHWTPVRQLNTREKLKAKKKPTTDDQQNAMQQQAKKGKMQTKNVKRKEKRKLLQQEKAKKEKLLHTLSQYAPYEGPSRSTTGARGVAKKTGTVAAPSTSLGAPTSLKDAAMAQQPVDYNSYQLYAGMSSNNE, encoded by the exons ATGGAGGCCTTTGTAAATCTGAATTG GTCCAAAAACAACCCGCTACCGGAACGGGTTTTGTACGAACAGTACCTGGTCGATTTGTGTGACTTTCCGGATGATATCTTCAACCTGCACATCGATGAGATTGATCCCGAACACGAGGTAAAGAGTAGGACGATCGAGGATGCTAGCCGGCCGGTGCCGGAACTGCCAACCGATCCTCGCACCGGTGAAACGGTGGGACAGCTTACGATCTACACGACCAAGCCACGGCGGATGTTCAACCGCTTTCCCTCCGGATCGGTGCTGAACCGCACCGAACATCAGCTCTGCCTGGCAACGTTGAATAAGCTAAACATGCGGCTCCCCATGACCGACGCAAAGGACGAGCAGAACTTACGGACTTACCACGAGCTCATGCAGAAGCTGGCTCCAGAGCGCGTCATGTTTGAACAGTTTGTGCGCAATCACTTCATGACCAATTTGCTGTGGCGTGTGAAGACGATATCGGCACCGTTGAACACGCTGCTGGTCGACATGTGGCGGTGGAAGGCTAACCgatggctgcagcagctcggcacCAAGAGTTACCCCAACACCAGCTATCAACTGATGACGGCCGTGGCCGCAGTCAGCTACCAAGAGCACGAGAAGGGCGTCAATTTTGTACCATTTGATTCGGAACAGAGTGTGATCGAGACTGGTGACGTTCGGCGGCTGTTTCCGGAGAACGTGCTTAACTGCAGCACGCTATTAAGATCACATCGTGTACTGGATACGTTCCGTGAAGAATGGTGTGCACTGCGGGATGCTAACCGACAATCCAATTCAAGTGCGGCCGTTGAAGCGCTGCTGGAACACCAACCGGAAATCTCGATCGTGCTATCGGCCAGCTCGGTAGCGCTGCTGTTGAATGAGAAACGAAACAGCGAGGAAGAGTGGACGATACCGTTTCGTCTTACGATGGTAGCGGGTCGTAAGGTGCTAATCGTAGACAGTAAGCTTCCACCGGTGAAGCTGTCGACACCGGCTCGTAACGCCAAGGGCCACCGTCTGCTGGTAAAGAGCTTTACGACCTTTGTACAGACGGGCCAGCCCGGTACATCGGTCGTTAGTGAGGGCGAGCAAAAGGACACTCCAACCAATGCATCCACCAATCAACCATCCGAACAGCAGTACAAAGCTGTTCGGTTCGATGAGTATATGCAAAAGGTCGACGAATCGACGAGACGTGCGCTTGACAAACGGCAACATGAAAACCGCTTCTATCAGCTTTGGAAGCTAACGGACGAACAATCGGACGAGGAGCAGGGTGTGCTGATTGACTTTCGGCAAGATTTCTACCAGACGCTTCGCAAAACCCGCCTCTTTATGAACCTCTCGGTGAAGCTCGAACATCAGCCGGAGTTTGGTGCGGAACAGATGACCAAGGCGGAACTGCTACACGAATGGGCCCGCCAGTTGCTGCGCCCAAACTCAAAGACCTTGCGGATACGCCTCGATCCCGTAACGCATCGGAAAATTTCGAGCCACTATCTCGAGCTGCGTGATATCGAGGAGGAACTGTTGCGTCTGTACGCGGTTAGACCCCGGCATCTCATCACCAGCATGTGGGGAACCTTGCGGCGAATGCAAGTATTCCCCGTTGGCTCGTATCTGCTGCATCGCGATGAACGCACGGTACAGGGATGGTCCGTGTACAGCGAAGTAGGCCGCGAGCGTGAGCAACAGTTAAATCCAAATGCGGTCGTATACGATCTGAGGACACGGTTGCACGCGATCGAGTACGATCTACCACCGTTGGAACAGTACGACTGGATACCGATCGACAAGTGCTTCATAACGCAACTGCATCGCGAAAGTGCGGTCATGCCGTGCAGCTTCCCTCACTGGACGCCCGTCCGGCAGTTGAATACGCGCGAGAAACTCAAAGCCAAAAAGAAGCCTACTACTGACGATCAGCAGAATGCGATGCAACAGCAAGCAAAGAAGGGTaaaatgcaaacgaaaaacgttaagcgaaaggaaaagaggaaactgCTCCAGCAAGAAaaggcgaaaaaggaaaagttacTGCACACGCTTAGCCAGTACGCCCCGTACGAAGGTCCATCCAGATCGACCACCGGTGCTCGCGGTGTCGCTAAGAAAACTGGTACCGTGGCAGCCCCTAGCACGAGTTTAGGTGCGCCAACTTCACTGAAGGATGCCGCAATGGCACAACAGCCCGTAGACTACAACAGCTACCAGTTGTACGCCGGGATGTCAAGCAACAATGAATAA
- the LOC126574799 gene encoding protein TEX261: MSFLGLLSYVSLLVQICFITVSIAAGLYYLAELVEEYTVLAKKVISYLVLGTATLYVVFIFTESFPWSMVLCGLGSQLLHAFILTDFPYVRFLSPAFLGAVILLLVNHYLAFVYFQVVYHAFTEVMAYFTLCLWLVPFALFVSLSANDNVLPTSNERTHLLGGTDDVVTNYFSSRKKAGLLSLFTYAKETLLPERNKKSF, encoded by the exons ATGTCCTTCCTCGGCCTGCTGAGCTACGTATCACTGCTGGTGCAGATTTGCTTCATAACCGTCTCGATCG CTGCTGGGCTTTACTATCTGGCGGAGCTGGTGGAAGAGTATACGGTGCTCGCGAAGAAGGTAATCAGCTACCTGGTCCTCGGGACGGCCACACTGTACGTGGTGTTTATCTTCACCGAAAGTTTCCCCTGGTCAATGGTCCTGTGCGGGCTCGGCAGCCAGCTGCTGCATGCCTTCATACTGACCGATTTCCCGTACGTGCGGTTCCTGTCGCCCGCATTCCTCGGTGCTGTGATATTGCTCCTAGTGAACCACTACCTGGCGTTCGTGTACTTCCAAGTGGTGTACCACGCTTTCACGGAGGTGATGGCGTATTTTACGCTCTGCCTGTGGCTCGTACCATTCGCCCTGTTCGTATCACTGTCCGCGAACGATAACGTGCTACCAACGAGCAATGAGCGAACCCATCTATTAG GTGGCACTGATGACGTGGTGACGAATTACTTCTCGAGCAGGAAAAAGGCAGGATTGCTATCGCTGTTTACGTACGCGAAGGAAACGCTTCTACCGGAGCGTAATAAGAAATCCTTCTAG